A portion of the Cellulophaga algicola DSM 14237 genome contains these proteins:
- a CDS encoding Ig-like domain-containing protein: MKKTYKYTFGFLAILALIIACTKDVGLYTEVEFEISETHVADGFINTPLATSITVTPEELVEGYSYSYSYKINTGEGYFQDESGATIAQGDKIGLNPLSASLNYIATKIGDHSITFTAEDTFGFQEQVTASYVISDVPVSWTATGPTGQVLLGSSQDITVTLGSETTGAGVTYERNYSFTQGTGTITSSPSGTSEILNEFVSITPGTYALTYVATELGQTTLEFLLKDSNGQEIVQTISFEVVNELSTVKEITSFIVNGVEGTIVGTDITIELPEGTDLTTLSPVIIHTGASISPESETSQDFTNPVSYTVTAQDQTIQEYTVTLTVEGNEAKDITDFAIDGVDGIITGTNISVTLPAGTDVTALSPTIVHEGISINPASGVAKDFTSPVEYTVTAADGTTQVYTVTVSLAPTLSSDKDITTFTIDGVVVNNPVTAFTITLPAGTDVTTLSPTIMHEGSSINPDSGVIQNFTSPVEYTVTAADGTTQVYTVTVSLALALSDEKNITTFTIDGEVVNNPVSAFTITLPAGTDVTALSPTLTHTGASVNPASAVAQNFTSPVEYTVTAADGTTKTYTVTVSLAPALSSDKDITSFTMDGETVNDPATAFTITLPAGTDVTALSPNIVHEGNTIDPASGVAQDFSSSVGYTVTAADGSTQVYTVTVNLAAPVNEAPIAQADIFTVIENSSNNTLDVLNNDSDADGTVLTIIAVDTPINGSATIAPGGQSILYNATTGNDRFDYTIEDEDGATTMATIDINVVPNQNPTVEITDRILIPTTDYPRTVTFNVASSNDTDGTIENYEWNFGDIGSTGNIINNTSPTATSHTFDDPGPYDVVLTVTDDLGGTGFDTVEIVLEPVQEPGYTFSIDPIPDPVTTFTQDITFRIIPNAAAIAQGIEFTMRYEDRSGLANITFIEYDNQDHIVGSSFIVNSGTTSGILQGPFTECNDIEFEFIVSTNLVLPDQTKTVSFLINTGFAACP, translated from the coding sequence ATGAAAAAAACCTACAAATATACATTCGGATTTTTAGCAATACTAGCTTTAATCATAGCCTGTACCAAAGACGTTGGACTTTATACTGAAGTGGAATTTGAAATTTCAGAAACTCATGTGGCAGATGGCTTTATTAATACACCGCTAGCTACTTCTATTACGGTTACGCCAGAGGAACTCGTGGAAGGGTATTCTTATTCCTATTCTTATAAAATTAATACAGGTGAAGGGTATTTTCAAGATGAATCCGGGGCTACTATTGCACAAGGAGATAAAATAGGTTTGAATCCATTATCAGCCTCACTAAATTATATTGCCACAAAAATAGGCGATCACTCAATTACTTTTACCGCTGAAGATACTTTTGGCTTTCAGGAGCAGGTTACTGCATCTTATGTTATTAGTGATGTTCCTGTTTCTTGGACGGCCACAGGACCCACAGGCCAAGTACTTTTAGGTAGCTCACAAGATATTACGGTTACTTTAGGAAGTGAAACTACAGGCGCAGGAGTTACGTATGAACGAAATTATTCTTTTACTCAAGGAACAGGTACAATAACATCTTCTCCTAGTGGAACGAGTGAAATTTTGAATGAATTTGTTAGTATTACACCTGGAACGTATGCCTTAACCTATGTAGCTACAGAATTAGGACAAACAACTTTAGAGTTTTTATTGAAAGATTCAAACGGACAAGAAATAGTTCAAACCATAAGTTTTGAAGTGGTTAATGAGCTTTCTACCGTAAAAGAAATTACTTCATTTATAGTAAATGGAGTAGAAGGTACCATAGTTGGAACGGATATTACTATAGAACTTCCTGAAGGAACTGACTTAACTACATTGTCACCAGTTATTATTCATACAGGAGCAAGTATCTCACCAGAATCAGAAACAAGTCAAGACTTTACGAATCCAGTAAGTTATACTGTTACGGCTCAAGATCAAACGATACAAGAATATACTGTTACGTTAACTGTCGAAGGAAATGAAGCCAAAGATATCACTGATTTTGCAATTGATGGAGTTGATGGAATTATTACAGGAACCAATATTTCCGTAACCTTACCAGCAGGAACAGATGTTACCGCATTAAGTCCCACTATAGTGCATGAAGGGATCTCAATCAATCCTGCATCAGGTGTAGCCAAAGATTTTACAAGTCCTGTTGAGTATACGGTTACCGCTGCTGATGGAACTACTCAAGTGTATACCGTTACAGTAAGTTTAGCTCCAACTCTTAGTAGTGATAAAGATATCACCACATTTACTATTGACGGAGTAGTGGTGAACAATCCTGTAACAGCATTTACAATTACCCTCCCTGCAGGAACAGATGTTACCACATTAAGTCCTACTATAATGCATGAAGGAAGCTCAATCAATCCCGATTCGGGAGTAATCCAAAATTTTACAAGTCCTGTTGAGTATACGGTTACTGCTGCTGATGGCACTACACAAGTGTATACAGTTACAGTCAGTTTAGCCCTAGCCCTTAGTGATGAGAAAAACATTACTACTTTTACAATTGATGGAGAAGTCGTGAATAATCCTGTATCAGCATTTACGATTACGCTTCCCGCAGGAACGGATGTTACAGCATTAAGCCCTACTTTAACCCATACTGGTGCTTCTGTAAATCCTGCTTCGGCTGTAGCACAAAACTTTACAAGTCCTGTAGAATATACTGTTACCGCAGCAGATGGGACTACTAAAACGTATACCGTTACGGTGAGTTTAGCACCAGCTCTTAGCAGTGATAAAGACATTACCTCATTTACTATGGATGGAGAAACGGTGAACGATCCTGCAACAGCATTTACCATTACACTTCCTGCAGGAACAGATGTTACCGCATTAAGTCCTAATATAGTGCATGAAGGGAACACAATCGATCCTGCTTCTGGAGTAGCACAAGACTTTTCTAGTTCTGTGGGTTATACGGTTACTGCTGCTGATGGAAGTACTCAAGTCTATACGGTTACGGTGAATTTAGCAGCTCCTGTTAACGAAGCGCCAATAGCCCAGGCGGATATATTTACAGTAATTGAAAATTCCTCAAATAATACATTAGATGTTCTTAATAATGATAGTGATGCTGATGGAACCGTTTTAACTATTATAGCGGTAGATACACCTATAAATGGTAGCGCAACAATTGCTCCTGGAGGGCAATCTATACTTTATAACGCGACTACTGGGAATGATAGATTTGACTATACGATTGAAGATGAAGATGGAGCTACTACAATGGCTACCATAGATATTAATGTAGTGCCAAATCAAAACCCTACTGTAGAAATAACAGATAGAATTTTGATTCCAACAACAGATTACCCTAGAACGGTAACTTTTAATGTAGCAAGTTCTAATGATACTGACGGAACCATTGAAAATTATGAATGGAATTTTGGTGATATTGGATCGACAGGAAATATAATAAATAATACAAGTCCAACTGCTACATCACATACTTTTGATGATCCAGGGCCATATGATGTTGTATTAACTGTTACAGATGACCTAGGAGGTACTGGATTTGATACCGTAGAAATAGTTTTGGAACCGGTTCAAGAGCCTGGCTATACATTTAGTATTGACCCAATTCCTGATCCAGTAACGACTTTTACGCAAGATATAACTTTTAGAATAATACCAAATGCCGCGGCAATAGCACAGGGAATAGAATTTACTATGCGTTATGAAGATAGATCTGGTCTCGCTAATATTACTTTTATTGAGTATGATAATCAAGATCATATTGTCGGCAGTAGTTTTATTGTTAATTCGGGAACTACATCTGGTATACTTCAGGGACCTTTTACTGAATGTAACGATATAGAATTTGAATTTATAGTCTCTACAAACCTTGTATTACCAGATCAAACGAAAACAGTTAGTTTTTTAATTAATACTGGATTTGCAGCTTGTCCATAA